In one window of uncultured Acetobacteroides sp. DNA:
- the pgeF gene encoding peptidoglycan editing factor PgeF: MIKLTKAPLTYTFNLFANRTDVRTFVTTRIGGEGSEHLATCNIGLSEFEPAAITISNRQKICAALNLDFEKMTFQNQVHSDTITIITSSNAGAGNRVKDQSIPNSDALITETKEITLFAQAADCVPIVLFDTERKVAAAIHAGWRGTVKKIAQQTAEKMIAEFGCNAENILAGIGPSIGHCCYEIGDDVVDAVSSNFPNSTNLLIPYNNRYHLDLWKTNEVQLEEVGIPPRNIEIARLCTKCNPNLFFSSRYNNGKTGRFGIGITIL; encoded by the coding sequence ATGATCAAGCTAACTAAGGCACCACTTACCTACACATTTAACCTTTTTGCCAATAGAACAGATGTTAGAACATTTGTAACAACCCGTATTGGGGGTGAGGGTTCGGAACATTTGGCAACATGCAACATTGGGCTTTCCGAATTCGAACCAGCAGCAATAACCATAAGCAACCGACAAAAGATTTGCGCTGCACTAAACCTCGATTTCGAAAAGATGACCTTCCAAAATCAAGTACATAGCGATACAATCACAATTATAACCAGCAGCAATGCAGGTGCAGGAAATCGCGTAAAGGACCAATCAATACCCAACTCCGACGCCTTAATTACCGAGACTAAAGAAATCACCCTTTTTGCACAGGCGGCAGACTGTGTACCTATCGTTTTATTCGACACAGAAAGAAAGGTAGCAGCAGCAATTCATGCAGGCTGGAGAGGTACTGTGAAAAAAATAGCCCAACAGACTGCCGAAAAGATGATCGCTGAATTCGGATGTAACGCGGAGAATATACTAGCCGGAATAGGCCCATCTATTGGTCATTGTTGCTACGAGATAGGAGACGATGTTGTTGATGCAGTATCCTCGAACTTCCCAAATTCTACAAATCTACTAATACCCTATAATAACAGGTACCACCTCGATCTTTGGAAAACGAACGAGGTGCAACTTGAAGAAGTAGGAATCCCTCCTAGAAATATAGAGATTGCCCGATTATGTACCAAATGCAACCCCAACCTCTTTTTCTCATCGAGATACAACAACGGTAAAACAGGCCGATTTGGAATAGGAATAACAATACTATAG
- a CDS encoding TonB family protein encodes MFFHTAFVLTLLLISLKPQQPLPAEEAILINFGDSDVGSGSVEPSAADNIAQAAPNQQMVQEESPMTQDIEDAPSLPTKSIAKKKPHITLPSAKIVAQNTPETTPTTPVEKPREVNKRALFPGRSNSGLPSHGEGDGGGIGNQGDPNGSPDSKSRIGGSTGSSRGHSFSLSGRRIVGGFPNPAYNVQASGKVIVAITVNQNGNVTKATYSPKGSTTSDSRLISAAIAAAQRARFNVDQDAPSIQTGNITYIFNLQ; translated from the coding sequence TTGTTTTTTCACACAGCATTTGTGCTTACACTGCTGCTGATCAGCCTTAAACCTCAACAACCTCTCCCAGCCGAAGAGGCTATCCTTATCAACTTTGGCGACAGCGATGTTGGCAGTGGTTCTGTAGAACCATCAGCCGCAGACAACATTGCACAGGCAGCGCCAAACCAGCAAATGGTTCAGGAAGAGAGTCCGATGACTCAGGACATAGAAGATGCTCCTAGCCTACCCACAAAAAGCATTGCTAAGAAGAAGCCCCACATAACCCTTCCATCTGCTAAAATTGTAGCACAAAATACACCGGAAACGACACCCACAACTCCTGTTGAAAAGCCCCGCGAAGTAAACAAGCGCGCTCTTTTCCCTGGTAGAAGCAATTCCGGTTTACCTTCACACGGTGAAGGAGATGGTGGCGGTATTGGAAATCAAGGAGACCCTAACGGCTCACCCGATAGCAAAAGTAGAATTGGTGGTAGCACAGGCAGCAGTCGAGGACACTCCTTTAGCCTCAGCGGAAGACGCATTGTAGGTGGCTTCCCTAATCCTGCCTATAACGTACAAGCATCAGGAAAGGTTATTGTTGCTATAACCGTTAATCAGAACGGAAATGTAACTAAGGCGACCTACTCCCCTAAAGGCTCTACAACGTCCGATTCAAGGCTAATTTCGGCGGCTATTGCAGCAGCACAACGAGCTCGCTTCAATGTCGACCAGGATGCACCATCCATACAAACTGGGAATATCACGTACATTTTCAACCTTCAATAA
- the tsaD gene encoding tRNA (adenosine(37)-N6)-threonylcarbamoyltransferase complex transferase subunit TsaD, protein MAITILAIESSCDDTSAAVIRDQVLLSNIIANQDVHQKYGGVIPELASRAHQQNIIPVVHRALEVANVEVGEVDAIAFTNGPGLLGSLLVGTSFAKGLSISLNVPLVEVNHLQGHILAHFIQKPGEEPNHPQFPFLCLLVSGGHSQIVIVRSPLEMEIIGQTLDDAAGEAFDKCAKVMGLPYPGGPFIDKLAAEGDPKAFKFAKPQISELNYSFSGLKTSFLYFLRDRVAENPNFIEENKADLCASIQHTIIAVLMDKLVKAAKQTGIREIAVAGGVSANSGLRSTLVEEGKKRRWKVFIPEFGYTTDNAAMIGITGYFRYLNGERTSLDVAPVTRIK, encoded by the coding sequence ATGGCAATTACAATTTTGGCAATAGAATCTTCGTGCGACGACACTTCGGCTGCGGTAATTCGCGATCAGGTGCTGCTCTCCAACATAATCGCCAACCAGGATGTCCACCAAAAGTACGGCGGGGTGATCCCGGAGCTGGCCTCGCGCGCGCATCAGCAAAACATCATTCCGGTTGTGCATCGGGCGCTAGAGGTGGCCAACGTTGAGGTTGGCGAGGTTGATGCGATTGCCTTTACCAACGGTCCTGGGCTGCTGGGGTCGCTGCTGGTGGGGACGTCGTTTGCCAAGGGGCTATCGATATCGCTGAACGTTCCGCTGGTGGAGGTTAACCACCTTCAGGGGCACATCCTGGCGCACTTCATCCAAAAGCCGGGCGAGGAGCCCAACCATCCACAGTTTCCGTTCCTATGCCTGCTGGTGTCGGGTGGCCACTCGCAGATTGTGATTGTGCGCAGCCCGCTGGAGATGGAGATCATCGGGCAAACGCTCGACGATGCCGCCGGCGAGGCCTTCGATAAGTGCGCTAAGGTGATGGGGCTGCCCTATCCTGGAGGTCCCTTCATCGATAAGCTAGCTGCCGAGGGCGACCCTAAGGCCTTTAAGTTTGCCAAACCGCAGATTTCGGAGCTTAACTACAGCTTTAGCGGGCTGAAGACATCGTTCCTGTACTTTCTGAGGGACAGGGTTGCCGAGAATCCCAACTTTATTGAGGAGAACAAGGCCGACCTGTGCGCCTCCATCCAGCATACCATCATCGCGGTGCTCATGGATAAACTCGTTAAGGCTGCTAAGCAAACCGGCATCCGAGAGATTGCCGTTGCTGGGGGCGTTTCGGCCAACTCGGGCTTGCGCAGCACGCTCGTCGAGGAGGGGAAGAAGCGCAGGTGGAAGGTGTTTATACCAGAGTTTGGCTACACCACCGATAACGCCGCCATGATTGGCATCACCGGATACTTTAGGTACCTGAACGGCGAGCGCACCTCGCTGGATGTGGCTCCGGTTACGCGAATTAAGTAG
- a CDS encoding translocation/assembly module TamB domain-containing protein: protein MKSPKVQTFVVHEITNILSEKFNAKISIESVDYAFFNKLRLNKVYVEDQHGDTLLYSGRIYASLRGYNLGKRFISIGTTELDNGKFYLKQDSTGVLNLKFILDALASKDTTKKKAYSFKVRNFKLVDFAFKYHKWKPQVKPYGMNYTDLDIRHIYVDLRNIRIVGSKITAKMENLSAYEKCGFLLRHLGADVDFSPKEIKLSNATINTPNSLVKASYIIFRFNGFADWKDYVHKVKMDALFNNAFVDFKTISYFAPTLSKWNFKGILDGRVRGPVCNLRSSYLEFKTGDSTKLSLNFSIVGLPKAEETVWRGNVHELTSNGRELGQTIKTFVGTHGESVAGIMAKLGKLKLNAYFSGKFSAFNSSAQVFSSIGNIVASLDTKASNGHTNAYALNVSTSNLNLGRIIDSKEVGAVTGTLKSSGATEGRLIKNSSTEANFNSVYIHGYDYKDIALTLNREGKLYDYLVRVNSRDADFTCAGSYNFSSLPSRTMASFKVNHVNLHRLNFTSSDTITSIKGLFNVDFTGTSIDNINGSATLHNATFSTHSKSVLVGMANVYLKNSSTERELRIESDLADGVIKGNSSLRNLGLAVNHFTKLYFPAIAKAEIPQLPTTAKGGSTTGEKAPAAIQLGTQQQYFVNVKVKKVNDVLGLFIPRLKVEKSSTLLGSINTSNNTFDIKLISPLLQLGSSQFSKVNLQAVGTPGNMRTSLTCGKYQIKSLALSNINLDAMGAANRINTTVSFNNNTKENHNEGEVKFITTFEKKTHSPKPHIEVNFLKSLLTVNNTPWKIGQALVSIDSTTIGIEDFKIINQQQKIAVAGKISKNRDDQLHFIINNFDIQNFKSFFQKSGYDIRGALNGIATLKNIYESPMLFSNVKFDDAYINGQSVGSPELVSSWDEVSRKVSVLSTNTIDDKEVYRLSGTISPETKDLELDVKVNQLRPFLLEPFTKGIVSNMKGNISGDLRITGTTDTPIINGIAYLNSIQAKVDFLNTTYNITAPIVITPTELSIKNDTLTDALGNLAFVNASVTHKNLKNFKFNINIQPKNLLALNTTAKQNKVFYGTAYASGLVQILGNLHDLEMRINAVTEKNSKVYIPLNNRTQIQDQSFITFISQKEKNDNNAESASDTPSMKQEKKPKSNLKIYLELQVTPDAEAQILLDPGSGNILKAQGTSNLSMEVNPSSNIFQIRGNYTIQKGNFRFSLLNLTSKDFSIDAGSTITWTGNPSNATINVTARHKVRTSLGPILVGLDQNNTQRYNVDCKLMLDGMLLNPTIKLGVELPDAEASTQTLVQAALNTESQMQKQFVSLLWFGQFFPEQTTASNENPIGTYASKGMATDLLFNQLANLVSQISNSLNFGIKYTPSTATTTQEYEFSGSYKFKDWLTVNGTIDVADNTKSTGRGVAGDYDAEVRLDKKDRVKFKMFSRQKQDYLLNSTTQSRQGVGIFFQNQFNSFGDLFRKKKKNSAPTPPKPALLPETKSKNDSTKTQKGGK from the coding sequence TTGAAGAGCCCAAAAGTACAAACTTTCGTCGTACATGAGATCACCAATATCCTTTCCGAGAAGTTTAACGCCAAAATTAGCATCGAATCTGTCGACTACGCCTTCTTCAACAAGCTTAGGTTGAACAAGGTTTACGTGGAAGATCAGCATGGCGACACGCTGCTCTATTCCGGAAGAATTTACGCATCGCTGCGAGGGTACAACCTCGGCAAAAGGTTTATATCGATAGGAACCACCGAGCTCGACAACGGCAAGTTCTACCTTAAGCAGGATTCGACGGGCGTTCTCAACCTCAAGTTCATCCTCGATGCCCTTGCCAGCAAGGACACCACTAAGAAAAAGGCGTACAGCTTTAAGGTCCGCAACTTTAAGCTGGTCGATTTCGCGTTCAAATACCACAAGTGGAAGCCCCAGGTTAAGCCCTACGGCATGAACTACACCGACCTCGACATCCGCCACATCTACGTCGATCTTAGGAATATTCGCATTGTAGGCTCGAAGATTACGGCAAAGATGGAGAACTTGAGCGCCTACGAGAAGTGCGGATTTTTGCTGCGCCACCTCGGTGCCGATGTCGACTTTTCGCCCAAGGAGATAAAGCTATCCAACGCCACCATCAACACCCCAAACAGCCTCGTAAAGGCATCGTACATCATATTTCGGTTTAACGGCTTCGCCGACTGGAAGGACTACGTGCATAAGGTGAAGATGGACGCGCTTTTCAACAACGCCTTCGTCGACTTTAAGACGATATCCTACTTTGCCCCCACCCTGAGCAAGTGGAACTTCAAGGGAATCCTTGATGGACGAGTAAGAGGTCCCGTATGCAACCTCCGCAGCAGCTACCTAGAGTTTAAGACAGGTGATAGCACGAAGCTATCGCTAAACTTCTCGATTGTAGGACTACCCAAAGCCGAGGAAACCGTTTGGAGAGGTAACGTACACGAGCTAACCTCCAATGGAAGGGAGTTGGGACAAACCATAAAAACCTTTGTTGGCACCCACGGCGAAAGCGTGGCAGGTATCATGGCTAAGCTGGGGAAACTAAAATTAAACGCCTACTTCAGCGGAAAATTCTCAGCATTCAACTCGTCAGCACAGGTATTTTCATCCATTGGCAATATAGTAGCCTCGCTAGATACAAAGGCGAGCAACGGGCACACCAACGCCTACGCCTTAAACGTCAGCACAAGCAACCTCAACCTAGGTCGTATTATCGATTCGAAAGAGGTTGGTGCCGTTACAGGAACACTCAAATCATCAGGCGCAACAGAAGGAAGGCTGATAAAGAACTCCTCCACGGAAGCCAACTTCAACAGCGTCTACATTCACGGTTACGACTACAAGGACATCGCCCTAACCCTAAACCGCGAAGGCAAGCTCTACGACTACCTAGTTCGGGTAAATAGCCGCGATGCCGACTTCACCTGCGCGGGGAGCTACAACTTCAGTAGCCTTCCAAGTAGAACGATGGCCTCGTTCAAGGTAAACCATGTAAACCTGCACCGATTAAACTTTACATCAAGCGATACGATCACCTCAATAAAAGGTCTGTTTAATGTTGATTTTACCGGAACCAGCATTGATAATATAAACGGATCGGCAACCCTACACAACGCCACCTTCTCCACGCATAGCAAAAGTGTGCTCGTTGGAATGGCTAACGTCTACCTCAAAAATAGCAGCACCGAAAGGGAATTGAGGATTGAATCCGATCTGGCAGATGGGGTAATTAAGGGCAACTCCTCGCTTCGAAATCTTGGTTTGGCAGTAAACCACTTCACAAAGCTATACTTCCCTGCAATTGCCAAAGCAGAAATACCACAACTACCGACGACAGCAAAAGGAGGTTCAACTACAGGAGAAAAAGCTCCTGCGGCAATCCAACTAGGAACGCAGCAGCAATACTTTGTAAATGTCAAGGTGAAGAAAGTAAACGATGTTCTCGGACTCTTTATTCCAAGGCTAAAAGTTGAGAAATCATCAACGCTGCTGGGCTCAATCAACACCAGCAACAACACCTTCGACATTAAGCTAATATCACCGCTTCTGCAGCTGGGGTCAAGCCAGTTTAGCAAAGTAAACCTACAAGCCGTTGGAACACCCGGAAACATGCGGACGTCGCTAACCTGCGGTAAGTACCAGATAAAATCGCTTGCCTTAAGCAACATCAACCTCGATGCAATGGGTGCCGCAAACAGAATTAACACAACGGTATCTTTCAACAATAACACCAAAGAGAACCATAACGAAGGCGAAGTGAAGTTCATAACCACCTTCGAGAAAAAGACGCATTCGCCAAAGCCTCACATCGAAGTAAACTTCCTAAAGTCGCTCCTAACGGTTAACAATACCCCATGGAAGATAGGACAAGCACTGGTTAGCATCGATAGCACCACCATTGGGATTGAAGATTTCAAGATAATCAACCAGCAACAGAAGATTGCCGTTGCAGGTAAGATCTCAAAAAATCGAGACGATCAGCTCCACTTCATCATTAACAACTTCGACATCCAAAATTTCAAGTCCTTCTTCCAAAAGTCAGGATACGATATTAGAGGTGCTCTAAACGGTATTGCTACGCTAAAGAATATCTACGAAAGCCCAATGCTCTTCAGCAACGTCAAATTCGACGATGCCTACATCAATGGTCAATCGGTAGGTAGTCCCGAATTAGTAAGCTCGTGGGACGAAGTAAGCCGCAAGGTCAGCGTTCTCTCCACAAATACTATCGACGACAAAGAGGTGTACAGGCTATCTGGCACCATATCTCCCGAAACAAAGGATCTTGAGTTGGATGTCAAGGTAAACCAGCTACGCCCCTTCCTGCTCGAGCCCTTCACCAAAGGAATCGTATCAAATATGAAGGGCAACATCAGCGGCGATCTCCGCATTACTGGAACAACTGATACACCTATAATAAATGGCATAGCCTACCTCAATAGTATTCAAGCCAAAGTTGACTTCCTAAATACGACCTATAACATCACTGCTCCTATTGTCATAACCCCAACAGAGCTCAGCATTAAGAACGATACGCTTACCGACGCATTAGGCAACCTTGCTTTCGTAAATGCCTCAGTAACCCATAAAAACCTCAAGAACTTCAAGTTCAACATCAACATTCAACCCAAAAACTTGCTTGCACTTAATACTACCGCTAAGCAAAACAAGGTGTTTTATGGAACCGCATACGCTTCGGGTTTAGTTCAAATACTAGGTAATCTACACGACCTAGAGATGCGTATCAACGCCGTAACAGAAAAGAATTCGAAAGTATATATACCCCTAAATAATCGAACACAAATCCAGGATCAAAGCTTTATCACCTTTATAAGCCAGAAGGAAAAGAATGATAATAATGCAGAATCTGCATCAGACACTCCAAGTATGAAGCAGGAGAAAAAGCCCAAGTCGAACCTAAAGATATACCTTGAACTTCAGGTAACCCCCGATGCCGAAGCACAAATTCTTCTAGATCCAGGCTCTGGAAATATCTTAAAGGCCCAAGGAACCTCCAACTTGAGCATGGAGGTTAATCCATCATCCAACATTTTCCAAATTCGAGGCAACTACACCATTCAAAAGGGGAACTTCCGCTTTTCACTACTAAATCTCACCTCAAAAGATTTCTCTATTGATGCTGGAAGTACTATAACCTGGACTGGAAATCCATCAAACGCAACCATAAATGTAACCGCACGCCATAAGGTTAGAACCTCTCTTGGTCCAATACTCGTTGGCTTAGACCAAAACAACACACAACGCTACAACGTCGATTGCAAGCTCATGCTCGATGGAATGCTTTTAAACCCCACCATAAAGTTGGGGGTTGAACTTCCTGATGCCGAAGCATCAACCCAAACACTAGTACAAGCCGCTCTTAACACAGAGAGCCAAATGCAAAAGCAGTTTGTCAGCCTGCTCTGGTTCGGTCAATTCTTCCCCGAACAAACAACAGCAAGCAACGAAAATCCAATAGGAACCTACGCCAGCAAGGGCATGGCAACCGACCTCCTTTTCAACCAGCTGGCAAACCTTGTTTCGCAAATATCCAACTCGTTAAACTTTGGCATAAAATACACCCCTTCAACAGCAACCACTACACAAGAATACGAGTTTTCAGGGTCTTATAAGTTCAAAGACTGGCTCACCGTAAACGGTACAATCGACGTAGCCGACAACACAAAATCAACAGGACGAGGCGTTGCTGGCGACTACGATGCAGAGGTTCGCCTTGATAAAAAGGATAGGGTTAAGTTTAAAATGTTTTCCCGCCAAAAGCAAGACTACCTATTAAACAGCACCACACAAAGTAGACAGGGAGTTGGCATATTCTTTCAAAACCAGTTCAACTCATTTGGAGATCTTTTCAGAAAAAAGAAAAAGAATAGTGCGCCAACACCTCCAAAACCAGCCTTACTCCCAGAAACTAAGTCGAAAAATGACTCTACGAAAACACAAAAAGGAGGAAAATAG
- the yaaA gene encoding peroxide stress protein YaaA, whose protein sequence is MKIIISPAKSLDYRKPVPVAEYTMPRFLDRSQRLVDALRQLHPAEIGSLMAISSKLAELNFERFQQWHQPFTIENARQAVYAFDGDVYDGLDVRSLSDAQVGYLGQHLRILSGLYGVLRPLDIIQPYRLEMGSKLSVDGARNLYHFWGTQITDALNDELAAEADATLVNLASEEYFRSVIPSALKARIVTPVFMEYKGDRPRVVALMAKRARGMMVRFMAEQAVDDVEDIKTFDYGRYAFNPDLSVGDRWVFVR, encoded by the coding sequence ATGAAGATCATCATCTCGCCAGCCAAATCGCTCGACTACCGGAAGCCCGTTCCGGTGGCAGAATATACCATGCCTCGCTTCCTCGATCGCTCGCAGCGGCTCGTTGACGCGCTGCGCCAGCTGCATCCTGCCGAAATTGGCTCGCTGATGGCCATCAGCAGCAAACTGGCCGAGCTCAACTTCGAGCGCTTCCAGCAGTGGCATCAACCTTTCACAATCGAGAATGCCCGTCAGGCGGTGTACGCCTTCGATGGCGACGTGTACGATGGGCTCGATGTCCGTTCGCTGAGCGATGCTCAGGTGGGCTACCTGGGCCAGCACCTCCGCATCCTTTCGGGCCTGTACGGCGTGCTGCGTCCGTTGGATATCATCCAGCCCTACCGCCTGGAGATGGGCAGCAAGCTCTCCGTTGATGGCGCCAGGAACCTCTACCACTTTTGGGGCACCCAAATTACCGATGCGCTCAACGACGAGCTGGCTGCTGAGGCCGATGCAACGCTCGTCAACCTGGCCTCAGAGGAGTACTTCCGGTCGGTTATCCCATCAGCCCTTAAGGCGCGCATCGTTACCCCCGTTTTTATGGAGTACAAGGGCGACAGGCCCCGCGTGGTGGCCCTGATGGCCAAGCGCGCCCGTGGAATGATGGTGCGCTTTATGGCCGAGCAGGCCGTTGACGATGTGGAGGACATCAAGACCTTCGACTACGGCCGTTACGCCTTTAACCCCGACCTGTCGGTGGGCGACCGCTGGGTGTTTGTGCGGTAG
- a CDS encoding pyridoxal phosphate-dependent aminotransferase, protein MEVIVSGTEQCAIVEIGDLVRRLTQETGQEYLALNRGINAVVNIDLSEVVKSIDFNSPEIQIYPPTTGFPALKDAINKEFFGGKTNPAQISVTGGGMAAIDMAFQTVKVDKVYVPEIIWESYFMIMQMRGKTPGLYHSLSSLKGMIDELRGNAVLICDPSNPVGDKYDDEKLFELIKFLNDNDVVVFCDCPYRRIFKGADDNFYERLLPLENVIITESFSKSVGLSGMRLGFIHCNNPLFNKEILLRLLFATNGINGFAQQLVLRLLTTEEGKKAVADFKQKTVEGITKNIAYLREKGFLAEEFYQESTPVGIFTILNLNYDVLMEHHIASVSLRFFAKEMESADKYARVCVSVPHEKLKRFFEPLEGLVASK, encoded by the coding sequence ATGGAAGTAATTGTAAGTGGCACCGAGCAATGTGCTATTGTTGAAATTGGCGATTTAGTTCGTCGCTTAACTCAGGAGACAGGCCAAGAATACCTTGCCTTGAACAGAGGAATCAATGCTGTAGTAAACATTGATTTGAGCGAGGTAGTCAAATCGATCGATTTCAATTCTCCCGAAATTCAGATTTATCCACCAACAACAGGTTTCCCTGCGCTTAAGGATGCGATAAATAAGGAATTCTTTGGAGGTAAAACCAATCCTGCCCAGATTTCGGTTACGGGAGGCGGGATGGCTGCAATTGATATGGCCTTCCAAACAGTAAAGGTTGATAAAGTATACGTTCCAGAAATTATTTGGGAGTCGTACTTTATGATTATGCAGATGCGAGGGAAGACGCCTGGCCTGTACCACTCGCTATCGTCGCTAAAGGGGATGATAGATGAGCTCCGTGGTAATGCCGTGCTAATCTGCGATCCAAGCAACCCTGTTGGCGACAAGTACGACGACGAAAAGTTGTTCGAACTAATTAAATTCCTAAACGATAACGATGTGGTAGTTTTTTGTGACTGCCCATACCGTCGTATCTTTAAAGGTGCCGATGACAACTTCTACGAACGTCTTCTTCCTCTCGAAAATGTGATTATTACCGAAAGTTTCAGCAAGTCGGTTGGTCTTAGCGGTATGCGTCTAGGGTTTATCCATTGTAATAATCCGTTGTTCAATAAGGAAATTTTGCTACGATTACTCTTTGCTACAAATGGAATTAACGGCTTTGCTCAGCAGCTAGTTTTACGACTTCTTACTACCGAAGAGGGGAAAAAGGCTGTTGCCGATTTCAAGCAAAAAACAGTTGAGGGTATCACCAAGAATATTGCATACCTACGTGAAAAAGGGTTCTTGGCAGAGGAGTTTTACCAAGAGTCGACTCCTGTTGGTATTTTTACCATTCTGAACTTGAACTATGATGTGCTAATGGAGCACCATATTGCAAGCGTTTCTTTACGCTTTTTTGCGAAGGAGATGGAAAGTGCTGATAAGTATGCTCGCGTATGCGTATCAGTTCCTCACGAGAAGTTGAAAAGATTCTTTGAACCATTAGAAGGGTTAGTTGCATCGAAGTAA
- a CDS encoding glycerophosphodiester phosphodiesterase, whose protein sequence is MNRFFALLLMTTISNFALAQGYIAHRGASHLAPENTVAAAKLAWEQNADAVELDIYLTKDNRIMVMHDKNTKRTTGKSMVISESCSDSLRMLDAGSFKDAKYAGERIPFLEEMIAATPEGKQLVIELKCGTEVLPALKDVVAKSGKQSQCLFIAFDWNTIVDTKKQLPHNACYWLSSKKEGLSEKMKAAKAAGLDGLDLGYKAIDEQVMQQAKELGLDILAWTVDDPAEAKRLTSLGVKGITTNRPGWLKENAK, encoded by the coding sequence ATGAACCGTTTTTTTGCACTACTCCTCATGACTACCATTTCGAACTTCGCCCTCGCGCAGGGCTACATCGCCCACCGCGGAGCCTCACACCTGGCCCCCGAGAACACCGTAGCGGCCGCCAAGCTGGCCTGGGAGCAAAACGCCGACGCCGTAGAGCTCGACATCTACCTCACCAAGGACAACCGCATAATGGTGATGCACGACAAGAACACCAAGCGCACCACCGGAAAGAGCATGGTAATCTCCGAATCCTGCTCCGACAGCCTGCGGATGCTCGATGCCGGATCGTTTAAGGATGCAAAGTACGCAGGCGAACGAATCCCCTTTCTGGAGGAGATGATTGCCGCCACCCCCGAAGGGAAGCAGCTGGTAATTGAGCTGAAATGCGGCACCGAGGTTCTCCCCGCTCTTAAAGATGTGGTGGCAAAGAGCGGAAAGCAGTCCCAGTGCCTGTTTATCGCCTTCGACTGGAATACCATTGTCGACACCAAGAAGCAGCTCCCCCACAACGCCTGCTACTGGCTAAGCAGCAAGAAGGAGGGGCTTTCGGAAAAGATGAAAGCCGCAAAAGCCGCCGGCCTCGACGGGCTAGACCTAGGCTACAAGGCCATCGACGAGCAGGTGATGCAGCAGGCAAAGGAGCTCGGGCTCGACATTCTGGCCTGGACGGTTGACGACCCCGCCGAGGCCAAGCGCCTAACCAGCCTTGGGGTTAAGGGCATCACCACCAACCGCCCTGGATGGCTAAAGGAGAACGCTAAGTAG